A window of Pomacea canaliculata isolate SZHN2017 linkage group LG3, ASM307304v1, whole genome shotgun sequence contains these coding sequences:
- the LOC112560323 gene encoding LOW QUALITY PROTEIN: UPF0705 protein C11orf49 homolog (The sequence of the model RefSeq protein was modified relative to this genomic sequence to represent the inferred CDS: inserted 1 base in 1 codon): MSLTEDRFSMSAEKYLSKHHVIVYLEDAMSQLLTHREENPKXEPLKFLSKYFNSLRDGNHTMFREFAFIRSTPHNRASFVCLFWKCFRLIGKKGDLLSIQEYHSLLGLLCTDFPFQLVQKTARIVLIDDALDCLISFSDFIYAFQVQFYYEEFLDKCGELYKSLLQSTYNPMEPVIVPTSSSQDIKGVHHSQHMPADGVDAMQFFRTIYPLCDRVDYSTPPVASLKESLFSTPRISFYGFLMSIAKNEAINEHIGRLPPKNELLEGVDPELTSPPVKIAAASSGRSSLTLGSSVQRTTLSSTVKPAVSKADPNNIISYMVRNKLSEHVQRIRSSKRAQVASSDSDDTSTDTSDSV, from the exons ATGTCGCTGACAGAAGACAGATTTTCCATGTCTGCAGAAAAATATCTGA GTAAACATCATGTGATTGTTTACCTGGAAGATGCCATGTCTCAACTGCTCACCCATCGGGAAGAAAACCCTA TGGAACCACTCAAGTTTTTAAGCAAGTA ttttaaCAGTTTACGTGATGGGAACCATACAATGTTCAGAGAGTTTGCCTTCATCAGGAGCACACCACATAATCGGGCTTCATTTGTGTGCCTCTTTTGGAAGTGTTTTCGACTGATTGGAAAGAAAGGAG ACTTACTGAGCATTCAAGAATATCATTCACTGCTGGGGTTGTTGTGCACTGACTTTCCATTTCAGCTTGTCCAGAAAACTGCAAG GATTGTCCTTATTGATGATGCACTGGATTGTCTCATATCCTTCTCAGACTTCATTTATGCCTTCCAAGTTCAGTTTTATTATGAAG AATTTTTGGACAAGTGTGGTGAGCTGTACAAGTCTTTGCTGCAGTCCACATATAATCCAATGGAGCCAGTTATTGTACCAACATCAAGCAGTCAAGACATAAAGGGTGTGCACCACAGCCAGCATATGCCTGCAGATGGTGTTGATGCCATGCAGTTTTTCCGCACCATTTATCCACTTTGTGATCGTGTTGATTACAG CACACCACCAGTGGCCTCACTGAAAGAGAGTCTTTTTTCAACACCTCGCATTTCCTTCTATGGTTTCTTGATGTCCATCGCAAAGAATGAAGCCATCAATGAACATATAG gTCGCCTTCCACCAAAGAATGAGCTTTTGGAAGGAGTAGATCCAGAACTGACATC GCCACCTGTCAAAATTGCAGCAGCCAGCAGCGGACGGAGTAGCCTAACTCTGGGGTCTTCTGTACAGAGAACCACTTTGAGTAGTACAGTTAAGCCTGCTGTGAGTAAGGCTGATCctaacaacataatttcataTATGGTGCGCAACAAACTCTCAGAACATGTGCAGAGGATCCGGAGCAGCAAACGAGCGCAAGTGGCATCATCTGACAGTGACGACACCAGCACAGACACTTCAGATTCGGTATAA